Proteins found in one Aethina tumida isolate Nest 87 chromosome 1, icAetTumi1.1, whole genome shotgun sequence genomic segment:
- the LOC109602639 gene encoding uncharacterized protein LOC109602639, whose amino-acid sequence MSKSNPSTRSNSVESPVECESQTGSAQSVATTAIMETAEGLEVNPSSPPPSYEHVLEETRQKAQKVPTPRTQVRIMHKSSKELYKAVAKQFGITCKMSDQCRCFDCQSHYFDCEYEQNEYDKTDGGLGAGTPMFIQEVIHGTACTIL is encoded by the exons ATGTCGAAATCGAATCCGTCGACGCGCAGCAATTCGGTAGAGTCTCCCGTGGAGTGCGAGAGCCAGACCGGAAGCGCCCAAAGCGTAGCGACCACCGCCATCATGGAGACTGCCGAAGGACTGGAGGTTAATCCCTCAAGTCCGCCCCCGTCCTACGAGCACGTTCTCGAAGAG acGAGGCAAAAGGCACAAAAAGTGCCTACACCAAGAACCCAAGTGAGAATCATGCACAAATCCAGCAAGGAACTGTACAAAGCGGTCGCAAAACAGTTCGGAATTACTTGCAAAATGTCTGATCAATGCAGATGCTTCGATTGCCAAAGTCACTATTTCGATTGCGAGTACGAACAGAACGAGTACGATAAAACCGACGGAGGCCTGGGTGCCGGCACGCCTATGTTCATCCAGGAGGTGATACATGGAACTGCATGCACAATTCTATAG